The genome window CAAAGTTATCTTGATTACTCAGCCTTCTCAAGAAGCGGATTGATTGAACAATTAATATTCGAAGGTCATAGTGAAGCAGACGCAACTTATGCTGTTGACCAAGTCGGATTATAGTAACAAAGAAATAAAATATCATAGCCTAGCTATCCATCCATTAGGAATCGACTAGGCTATATTAATATTATGGATATTTTCTAAATTAATATTAAAACGCTCTATTCGGTGGATATAGTACTATGTTTCGACACAAACTTAGTTACTTTTGCGACTTCAATGATTATGAAGGTTTACATGATTTAGAAAAGCATATCAATCATGCTGAAGTAGTCCAACTAATAACTAAAGAAGAAAAGGAAGCTATAAGAACGCAGATAAGAAAAAAGAAGCCATTGTGTTAAACCAAAGGGTTCCGTTTTGAGGTGCATTTTCAAAAAATATACCTCAAATGACATTAAATTTGACCGTTAAAATGGCAAATAAAAGTCGTCTAAATTTAGACGGCTTTTTATATTATAATGGCAAGGGTAAAGTTAAGTTTTTTAAAGATTAATAATATATGGTAAAATAACTTTGTGAAATATTGTACTTAAAGTAACGGGGCAGGTTAGTTGAGGAACTGGATACCATTATATAGCTTAAAATAGCATATAAAATATGAAGATACTGATGAAGATAACTTTAAAATCGAAATATAAAAGCTGCAAATTTTGTTTGCAGCTTTGAGTATATCTTTTATTATAATCTCATAGCTCCGTCAATGATGTTCGCAGTACCAGAAATATAGTCTGAATCATCACTTGCTAGGAATAAAGCAAGTTTGGCAACATCAATAGGGTCTCCGACTCTACCAAGAGGAATCATACCAATAACACCTTGCATTGCTTCATCAGTTGAGATTGTATCAGTTAACATTTTGGTAGCAATCGCACCTGGATGAATAGAATTTACACGGATATTATCAGGTCCAAATTGTACAGCAGCTGAACGAGTTAGTGCTTCTACTGCACCTTTACTTGCGGTATATACATTGAAACCGCCAGAGTTATCTATACTAGCCATAGAGCCAATGTTTACAATTGATCCACCACCAGCTTCTTTGATATATGGAGCAACAATTTTCATACCAACAAATTGGCTCCAAGCATTAATATTCATACCAAAATTCCAATAGTCAATATTCGTTTCTTGATAAGGTTTAGTCGCAAGAATACCAGCATTATTAACTAATATATCAATCTTCTCAAATTTTCCAACCGCTTCTTCTACTACTGTTTTCCATTGTTCTTCAGAAGATACATCATGTTTAAGAGCGATTGCACTTCCAGGATTCTCTTCATTAATTTTGTTTACAACATTCTGTACATTTTCAAATGCCAAATCAGTAGCAATAACTTTTGCTCCTTCTTGTGCAAATATAGTAGCTTCAGCAGCTCCTTGACCACCACCAGCTCCAGTAACGATTGCAACCTTTCCTTCTAATCTTTTCATTTAATGACCTCCCTAATTGGATTACTGAAAACATTTACATTTTGATTCAGCGTTCGATTACAATTTCAGTATAATAAAATAGTATAATAATAGCGATGTATAAAATATTATAAAATGTTCACTTTTGGACAAGACTTCTTAAAATGTATAAAAAAATTGTGAGGGAAAATGATGGTTGAATTTCAGTTCTTAGATAATAGAGTAAAACGAACAAAGCGAGATTTTTATAATGCATTATTTGAATTACTAAAAGAAAAAAAGTACGAACAAATTACTATTAAGG of Oceanobacillus zhaokaii contains these proteins:
- a CDS encoding SDR family NAD(P)-dependent oxidoreductase, with amino-acid sequence MKRLEGKVAIVTGAGGGQGAAEATIFAQEGAKVIATDLAFENVQNVVNKINEENPGSAIALKHDVSSEEQWKTVVEEAVGKFEKIDILVNNAGILATKPYQETNIDYWNFGMNINAWSQFVGMKIVAPYIKEAGGGSIVNIGSMASIDNSGGFNVYTASKGAVEALTRSAAVQFGPDNIRVNSIHPGAIATKMLTDTISTDEAMQGVIGMIPLGRVGDPIDVAKLALFLASDDSDYISGTANIIDGAMRL